TCAGTGGTCCCACGGTCCAGGCGTCGAGCGTGACTTCCGGCACGCCCGTCGCGATGACGCTGGAGGCGTCGGATGCTGACGGAGACGCGCTCACCTACACCTGGACACAGCTGCCTGCCTCCCCAGCGGGCACCTTCGACAACCCCTCCGCAGCCCAGCCCTCCTGGACCGCGCCCGACGTGAACAGCACCCAGAGCTTCACGCTGAAGGTGACCGTGAGCGACGGCCGGGGCGGCTCCAACGAGGGCACCATCGACGTTACCGTGCGCAAGAGCAATCAGCCGCCCACCGTGAGCATCTCCGCGCCCACGTCGCTGGTGGCTGGAGCGACTGGCACGCTCACCGTCACCGCGAGCGACCCGGACGGCGACCCGCTGACCTACGCGTGGACGCAGACCTCCCCGAGCACGGCGGGCACCTGGGTGGGCGGCACCACCGGCCCGAGCGCGCAGTGGTACTCGCCCGTCGTCGCGACCCAGACCGCGTTCACCTTTTCCGTGAGCGTCTCGGATGGCGTGGGCCTGCCCGTGGTGCGGACCGTCACCCTGCCCGTGTCGGTGCCCCGCTACGGCACGGACGTCCAGGCCGTGTGGGGCTCCGGGGAGTGCACGAAGTGTCACGGCAAGGCCGGCAACCTGAACCTCGCGGCGGACAGCAGCCACGCCAACCTGATCAACGTCACCGCCAGGGACTGCGGCACGCTCATGCGCGTCACGCCCGGCGCCCCGGACCAATCGGCGCTCATCCGGAAGATGGAGGGCACCGGGTGCGGAGACCGCATGCCCGCCGGCAAGCCGGAGTACTTCGATCAGCACCCGGGACTGAACGTCCTGGTCCGCTCGTGGATCCTCGCGGGCGCGGCCAACGACTGACGGCCGTGCGCGAGAGGCTCGCGCCCCTTCCTGCCGGGGCATAGGCTCGGCCCTCGTGGCCGCCAACCCGCCCCTGCTGGATGACATGCTCCTCTTCGCGGAGGTGGTGGCGGCGGCCAGCATCACCTCCGCGGCGGAGCGCCTGGGCCTGCGCAAGTCCACGGTGAGCCGCCGGCTGGCGGCCCTGGAGGAGCGCCTGGGCATCCGGCTGCTCGAGCGCAACACGCGCAGGCTCCGCCTCACCGAGGCGGGCCGCGACTACCACGCGCACTGCGCACGGCTCGTCGCCGAGGCCCGCGAGGTGAACGCGGCCGTCAGCGAGTCGCGCGGCACGCCCCAGGGGACGCTGCGCATCGCCACGCTGTCCCTGCTGGGCGAGCTGCTCACGCCCGTCATCGCGGAGCTGCTGCTGCACCAGCCCCGGCTGCGCGTGGAGGTGTCGCTCGCGCAGACGCACGTGGACCTCATCGCGGAGGAGTACGACCTGGCGCTGCGCACCGGGCCGCTCGCGGATTCGTCGCTGATGGCGCGCAGGCTGGGACGCGTGCGCACGGGCTACTACGCCAGCCCCAGCTACCTGAGCCGCCACGGCACGCCCCGGACACCCGAAGCGCTGACGGGCCACGAGTGCATCCTCCTGGCCGAGTCCGGCACCGACGAGGTGTGGTTCTTCGGCGAGGGCAAGAGCGCGCGCACGGTGCCGGTGACGGGCCGCCTGCGCGTGCCCAGCGAGCGCGCGGGCCAGGCTGCGGCGCGCGCGGGCCTGGGCATCGTGCGGCTCGCGGCGTCGCTGGTGGCGGACGACGTGCGCGCGGGGCTGCTCGTCCCGGTGCTCGCGGCGGACACGCCCCCGGGCCTGCCCATCTTCGCCGTCTACCCGAGCAGCCGGCAGTTGCCCCTCAAGGTGCGCGCCTTCCTGAAGCTCCTCTCCGCGCGCGGCGCCGCGCTCCCGTGGGAAGAGGAATAGGGCTCCTGGCGGAACAATGCGTCCCGCGCGGGGTGCTCGTCCGCGCCCCCGCCCGCGATTACATCCCCTGCACACGAAGCGCAGGGAGGATGGACATGGCTGGCAACGTCATCGAATTGGGCGACGCGGAGTTCCAACGCGAGGTGCTGGAGTCGCAGGAGCCGGTGCTGGTGGACTTCACCGCCACCTGGTGCCCGCCGTGCCGGGTCATCGCGCCGGTCATCGACACGCTGGCCGCCGAGTACAAGGGCCGGATGAAGATGGTGAAGCTCAACGTGGACGACCACCCGAGGACGCCCGAGCAGTACGGCATCCGGGCCATGCCCACCCTGCTGTTCTTCAAGGGCGGGAAGGTGGTGAAGCAGGTCGTGGGCGCCGTGCCGAAGGCGAAGCTGGAGGAGGCCGTGCGCCAGGTCCTCTGACGCTCAGCCGACACCGCCGGACGGCACCGGCCCGGCCAGCCGCGACTCCACGAAGCGCCGGGTCGCGGTGAGCGCCGCGTCGATGCCGTCCGCGCGCGAGCCGCCACCCCAGGCCACCTCCGGAGAGCCGCCGCCCTTGCCGTCCACGCAGGGCGCCGCCTGGGCCATGAGCTGACCCGCGTCCACGCCCCTGCCGCGGAGCGCCTCGCTCGCGGCCGTCACCAACACCACCTTGCCGCCGCGCGTGGCGGTGAGCACCACGCCCACGCTGCCCGCCGCCTGCCGCAGCGCCTCCACCAGCGCCTTGAGGTGCGGGGCCGGCGCCTCGCCCAGGTGCGCGACGACGAGCGACGTGTCGCCCCAGCGCGTCGCCTCCTGGAGCAACTGGCGGGCCTGGTCCTCGGGCGGCGCGCCCACGGGCGCCGCGGCCTGCACGGGCTTGCGGCGCGCCTCCTGCTCCAGCCGCGTCAGCCGCTCGCGCAGGGCCACCACGCGGGGCATGGGCTGCGGCCAGTTGTGCAGCGTCTGCGACAGCGGCGAGAGCGCCTGCAGCCGGGCCTCGCCCTCCAGCCGGGCCGCGGACTCCAGCGCCGCCTCCAGCGCGTCCACCTGCTCGCGCAGCGCCCGGGCCGCTTCGCGCGGCGTCTGGCCCGTGGGCGGCGTGAAGGGCAGCGTGAGCGGACCGAAGCCGACGGCCGCCTCCCCGTCGATCTTCTTCAGCATGGCGTTCGCGGCGGGCCGCACCCCGCCGTTGACGTAGCGCTGCAGCGTGCGCCACGCGTACTGGCGGAAGCCCGACAGGTGCTTCACGTGGAAGGCGGACCACCGGGGCACCGGCTGGGAGCCGCGCAGGCTCTTGAACGGATCCGAGCCCGGCCCCAGCTCGATGGTGAGCCCCACCTCCAGCGCGTCCTGCATGAGCCGGTGCACGAGCCCGCGGTACAGCCCCAGCTCCTGCGGCAGCGCCAGGTCGTAGCCGAACATGGGGGACCAGACGACGTCCTGGCTGGTGTGGGTGGCGTAGAAGCCATCCACGCGTCCGTTCTTCACCGCGAGCTTGTACTGGAAGAGCCCCTCGCGCAGCGTCCACGCGAAGAGCTCCTCCGTGTAGTCCAGCGTGGAGTGGTACTTGTCCGCGTTGAGCGACCGGTACAGCTCCCGCAGCCGCGGCGCGCAGTCCGGCATCTCCCGCCCGTCCACGATGCGGTAGCCCGCGGCCTCCAGCAGCCGCCCGTCGCGGCGCCGGTTCTCCCGCACCTGCCGGCTGACATCCTGCGTGGGCAGCGTCATGCGCGTGTGCGCCGCGTACACGAAGCCGTAGTCCCGCGCGGCCAGCGTGTTGAGCAGGGGCGACGCGCTCGCGGGGTTGATGGCGGGGAACACGATGGCGTGTCCGGGGAACTGCTCCACCAGGAAGGCGGTGAGGCGCTCCACCTGCGCTTCATCGAGGCTCACGTGCAGGTTGCGCAGCACCAGCCAGTGGTCCACGTAGACGCACTTGTCGATGCGCGCCGCCTTCAACATCGCGCCCAGCGTCCGCATGGCCCCGCGCATCACCACCGCGCGCGCCGCGCCGTACGCCTCCGCCGTCACCGCCGCCACCGGCAGGCCGATGTAGCGCACCCACGTCGAGTGCAGCGGCGAGTTGTCGTACTCCGCCTCGTTGATGGCCAGCGGGATGCGCAGGTCGTCCATCGCCACCAGCCGCAGGGTGGTGCGGTCGCTGAGGAAGGGGGTGCTGCCGCGCTTCATCAGCGGGACGAAGTAGTCGCGTGCCAGCCGCGCTTGCGGCGTCTGGGGCCAGGAGCACGCGTCGACGGTGTCCGCGTCGTAGAGGGTCATGCCCTCCAGTCTAGCGCTTGAGGGCGCGCTCGATGCGGCGGCGCAGGCCGTCCTCGGACAGCATGCCGCGCTGGGCGTCCATCACCTTGCCGTCGCGGTCCAGGAAGTAGAGCGTGGGCAGCGCGTTCACCTGGAAGGCCCGCGCCACGTTGTCGTCCGCGTACACGACGTACGGGCGCAGCTCCGGCTGGAAGCGCTGGAGGAAGTAGTCCACCTCCTGCGGCGCCGTCGGGCCGTCGTCCCGGCTGGCCGCCACGAACACGAGCCCCTGGGACTCGTACTCCTTGGCCAGCTTCACCAGGGAGGGCATCTCCTCGCGGCACGGCGGACACCAGGTCGCCCAGAAGTCGAGCATCACCACCCGGCCCTTCAGGTCCGACAGCGCCAGCTCGCCGCCCGCGTGCTTCGTCATCTGGAAGGACGGCGGCGACGCCCCGTCCGGCACCAGCCGCGCCCGCTGCGCCTCGCGCACGCCCATGAACGCCAGCGCGGCCAGCCCCAGCACCGCCACCACCGCCAGCGCCGTCTTCGCGCCATCCCCGCGCGCGCCCGGCGGCTTCGTCCCCTCGGTTCCAGCCTGCTGTGTCATTCGCGCTCCCTCCGTGTCAGGCGGCCGTGCACCCGCGTCAGGGCCCAGCGCACCCCGGCCTTCACCCGCGGCCGGCGCACCACCCACGCCGCCAGCGGAGGGCCCCAGTGATAGTACCCGTCGATGAACCCCTGGCCGAGCCGGCTCTTCCGGAGCACGTCGTCCCGGAACGCCCGGAAGGCCGTGAGCTCCGGCGCCCCCTCGCCAAAGGCCGCCGTCACCACGAAGCACGACGACGCGGGGCTCACCCACATCAGCTTCCCGTTGGTGAGGTTCACCACGGCCTTCAGCTCGCGCTGCTCCGTGTAGAGGAAGGCCAAAAGGTCGCGCCGGGCCGCCGGGAACTCTTGCCCGCTCGCCTCCTCGAAGTCGATGCGCGTGGTGACGGCGCTGCCCACCTCGTCCACCGTGAAGCGGTAGCGCTTGGAGCTGCGCCGGTGCTCCACCTCCAGCGCCCGCAGCTCCCCGAAGTAGGCCAGGAAGGGCACCCGGCACGCCGGGCAGACGAAGCGGTGGTAGGCGTGCGTCGGGATGAAGGCGTAGTCCCCCATGCGCTTGCAGCCCGTGTTGGGGCAGACGAGCTTCACGGTCGCCTGGGGCGCGTTGCGCGGGTCGTAGCGGGACTGGCCGCTGCCCTTGTCGAACACCGGCGGCGGCCGCGACGGCTGGCCCACCATCTGCCGGGTGGGGTGCGCGGCCCGCTCCAATTCCTGGGCCCGGCGCCACGCCAGCTCCGCCGCCTCCAGCCGGCCGTCCGCGGTGTGCACCAGCGCCTCCGCGTGCGCGCGCAGGGCCGCCACCAGCCGGTCCACCAGCGGCGACACCGCCGGCTCCCGGGCCACCGCGAAGGCCTCCGCCAGCACCCGCTCCATCTCCGGCAAGAGCGCCTGGGCCGCCTTGCGCGACGGGTCCTCCGCGCGCCGGTACACCGGGGGCTCCGGCAGTTTCGCGAACAAGGCCGAGGCCTGGGCCCGCACGCGCTCCAGCGCGGCGTCCCCCCGCCCCACGTCCAATCCCGCCGCCCGCGTCTGGGCGGCCCTGATGAGTTCTTCGGGCTGCAAGCCCGTGGACCTTAAGGGCCCCCAGGCCCCCTGTCAGCGACTCCCGAACCCCCTGTCAGGAAACTCGCCATGCGTCCGGGGTCGATGTAAGACGACGTAGGAGGATGTGAATCATGGGCGTGTTGAAGTTCCTGGTCTGGACGACCTGCGCGGTGGGACTCGGCGTCTTCCTGGCGCGGGGCAACGTGGACGGCCGTTCGCCGCTGGAGCACATGGAGCGCACCTGGAAGCGCACGGTGAGCCCCTCCACGATGGACAAGGTGAAGGGCAGCGTGGAGGGCGCGCTGGAGGACGCGAAGGGTGCGGTGTCCCAGAAGTCCGCCAACGCCTCGGGCCCGCGCGAGCGCATCACCGCCGAGGACCGGGCGGCCATCGACAACATCATCGCCAAGAAGAAGTAGGCGTCGTCGCGCCACGGGGCCGGTTGCTGATCGCAAGACTCCCCCTTCCGCCCGCCCTGCCCCGTGCCTAGGTTGCGCCGGGGCGTTGGGTTGGACGGTGGTGGAGAGGCGGGCCCATGGGTTGGACGCAGGTCGGGGGCGTCATCAGGGTGGCGGTGCTGGCGTGCGCGCTGGGAGCAGCAGGCAGCGCCGCGGCACGGACACCCGACAAGCTTTGGCTGGAGGCGCGCAACCGCGCCGTCTCCCGGCAGCATTCCAACATCAGCGACGTGGCCCGCAAGGCCATGCCGGCCGTGGTGTCCATCACCACGCGCCAGGACAGCGCGGACGTGGCCCCCGGCGAGGAGCCCCAGCGCGGCATCGGCTCCGGGTTCATCATCCATCCGGACGGCTACATCCTCACCAGCGCGCACGTGGTGGACGGGGCGTCGGAGGTCTCCATCTCCATCCGCAGCGCGAACGGCTACGTGGAGGAGTTCCCCGCCACGGTGGTGGGCGAGGACGAGCGCACGGACTGCGCGCTCCTCAAGGTGGACGCGCCCCGGAAGCTGCCGGTGCTGAAGCTGGCGTCCGCGTCCCACGTGGGCATCGCGGACTGGGTGGTCGTCATCGGCAACCCGTTCGGGCTGGCGCACTCCGTGACGGTGGGCGTGGTCAGCTACCTGGGCCGCACGGACGTGACGCCCAATGGCCGCGACGGCGACTTCGACTACGTGCAGATCGACGCCTCCATCAACCCGGGCAACTCCGGCGGGCCGGTGCTGGACCTGCACGGCGACGTGGTGGCGGTGGCCAACGCCGTCAACGTGTCCGGCCAGGGCATCGGGTTCGCCATCCCCATCGACATCGCGAAGACGGTGATTCCGCAGCTCAAGACGCACGGGCGCATGCGCCGGGGGTGGATGGGCATCAGCGTGCAGGACTTCTCCCCGGAGGTGGCGCAGGCGTTCAACCTGAACCCGCGCGGCCGGGGCGTGGTGGTGACGGACGTGGTGGATGACGGCCCCGCGGACCGCGCCGGCCTGCGGACGGGCGACATCATCCTGAACATGGACCGCCTGTCCGTGGAGCGGGCGCACACCCTGCGCTGGCAGGTGGCCGCGCGCGGCGTGGGCCAGCACATCCGGCTCAACCTGCGCCGGCTGGGCCGCCCCATGACGGTGAAGGTGAAGCTGGAGGACCTGCCCCTGGTGGAGGCCCCGCCCGCCACCCTGGCGTCGGGGAGCACGCCGAGCGAGCACGCCGCCGGGGCCCGCTCCGTCCTGGAGGAGCTGCTGTCCCCCGTGCCGCGCACCCAGTCCGGCCGGTCCGGCGGCATTCCCAAGGCCGAGGACGGCCTGGCCGCCCCCTGACGGACGGGGCCTCCGGGGCCCCGCCGGGCCTCCAGGCTCCTTGCGTTCCGCGAAACCCGGCGATACACCGTCCGCCTTCACATCGTGGCGGATCCACCCACAGGTGGCGCCGCGGGTCTTCCAAGCATCGATTCGCAGGAGAGTCCGTACCATGGCCGAGGCCACCCAGACGACGAAGCTCACCCATTGGCCGCGCACCGCCAAGGGCAGCGGCAAGAAGGCGTGCACCGTGGAGGGCTGCAAGCGCCCCTACCGCGCGAAGAGCTACTGCTTCTTCCACTTCAAGAAGTGGCGCCAGGGCGACCTGCCCCACTCGCGCTACCGCGTGTGCTCCAAGCCGGAGTGCCGCATCAAGACGATGAAGGCCGGCCTGTGCGAGAAGCACTACGCCGAGACCTACAAGAAGGACGCGGCGGCTTAAGTCGCCCCGGCTGTTCCGTGTGGCGCCGGCCCCCCGCCTACCCGCGGGAGGTCCCCGGCGCCACCGCGCGGCCCAGATGCTTGAAGGCGTTGAGCCACAGCTCCGCCTCCCGCTGGGTCAGCCGCGCACGCATCAACGTCCGCTCCAGCTCATGCAGCACGTGCTGCGGCGCCTCCGGGTTGAGGAAGTCCGCCGCTAGCATCGCCGCGCGCATGCGCCCGCTCAGCGCGTTGAGCGTCCCCAGCCGCGCGCCGGCCTCCTCCTCTTGAGGGAGCACGGGCGCCTCCGTCAGCCCCTGCCGGTGGCAGAGGTACAGGAGCACCGCGGAGGACTGCGCCAGGTTCATGGACGGCTGCACGTCCTCCGTGGGGATGACGAGCAGGTCCTGGCAGTGGGTGAGGTCCTCGTCGGACAGCCCGCGCTGCTCACCGCCGAACAGGAGCGCCACCCGCCCCCGCCTGCTCTCCTCCGCCAGCCGGCGCGCCGCGTCCTCCGGCGTCAGCGGGGCGCGCTTCTCCACCTGGGTGCGCGACGTGGTGCCCACCACGTACACGCAGTCCTCCAGGGCCTCCGCCAGGGTCGGGGCGACCCGCATGCCGGAAAGGATGTGGCCGCTCTTCACGGCCATCCGCTCCGCCAGGCTGAAGTCCCGGACGATGGGCTCCGACAGGACGAGGCGTTCAAAACCGAAGTTCGCCATGACCCGGCAGACCGCACCCAGGTTGTCGGGTGAACGGGTCTGATGAAGGACGACAGTCAGCTCCGCACCTGGACGCATGCCCCGGAGTTTAGCTGGTGGTGCGTCCGCGTGATCGGTATATTCCCGGTGATGCGTCGCTGGGTCCCTGGCTTGCTTCTGTCGCTGTCGCTCCTCACCACCGCGTGCGGTGGCGCGGGCACGCCCGTGCGTCCGTCGCTCACGGCGCGGCAGGCGTTGAGCAGCTCGCCGGAGGTCGTGGAGTTCGAGTCCCCGGCCGTCCGCCTGGAGCTCTTCCGGGACATCGCCCGCCAGTCGGAGCAGGAAGCCGGGCAGTCCGCGCAGGGCGTGGCCCTCTTCCCCATCATCCAGGGCAACGAGTTCGTCGCGGCGCCGGGCTTCGAGTCCCGCGCGGACCTGCTCCAGCCGCCGGACGCGGGCAGCGGCCTCCAGTTCGTCTTCGACGCGCGGACGGGCGACCGTTGGCCGGAGGACCGGCGGGAGAGCCTGCAGGGCCTGTCGGAGCGCGAGGCCGCGGAGCTGGTGGCGCGCACGCTACTGGCCCTCTGGGACATCCAGCCGGAGGGCGCGGTGCAGGTGGACCGGGCCGCGGGCGCGCCGTATGCGGTCGCCTACGTGGACGGCATCCTGCGGATCAACCCGGCGTTCCTCTATCTGGCATCCGCCTACGGTCCTGCTTCCATGGCGGCGGGCCTCCAGTAGAGTCGCGCGCCTCATGAGCTGGCCCCGCTCCCCCGCCCCTTCCCGGCGGTGAGTGGCCGGGCCACGAGGCGCCTCCGACGTGAACACCTCCGCCCTCCACGCGCAACTCACCCACACGCTTCGCCAGACGGACCTGCCGTCGCTCGGCACGCCCTACAAGGGCAAGGTCCGTGACACGTACCGCAAGGGCGACACGCTCATCCTCGTGACGAGCGACCGCCTCTCCGCGTTCGACCACGTGCTCACCACCATCCCCTTCAAGGGCGAGGTGCTGAACCGCCTGGCGGCCTTCTGGTTCGACCGCACGAAGCACATCGTCCCCAACCACGTCCTGGACGTGCCCGACGCGAACGTCACCGTGGCGCGCGCCTGCCAGCCCTACTCCGTGGAGGTCGTCGTGCGCGGCTACCTCACGGGCAGCCTGTGGCGCGACTACGAGAAGGGCACGCACACCGCCTACGGCGTCCCCTTCGCCGAAGGGCTGCGCAAGGACAGCGCGTTCGAATCCCCCATCCTCACGCCGTCCACCAAGGCCGAGTACGGCAAGCACGACGAGCCCATCTCCGAGGCGGAAATCCTGTCGCGCGGGCTGGCCACGCCGCGTGACTGGGCCCGCATCACGGAGGCCGCCCGGGGGCTGTTCCTGGAGGGCCAGAAGTGGGCGCGCACGCGCGGCCTCATCCTGGTGGATACGAAGTACGAGTTCGGGAAGGTGGGCGACGAGCTCTTCGTCATCGACGAGATGCACACCCCGGACTCCAGCCGCTACTGGGTGGCGGACGAGTACGAGGCGCGCTTCGCGAAGGGCGAGGACCAGAAGATGTTGGACAAGGAGAACATCCGCCAGTGGCTCATCCGCGAGCGGAACTTCTCCGGCCACGGCGCGCTGCCCGCCATCCCGGACGACGTGCGCGTGGACCTGGCCACCAAGTACGTGGCCGCCTACGAGCGCATCACCGGCACGTCGCTCGCGCTGACGCCCGGCGACGTGCACTCGCGCATCGAGGGGAACCTGCGGGCGAAGGGCTACCTCTAGCCCCCTCGCCCGTCTGAGGCCGCGCGGCTTTTCAGCTGGCGCGGCCGAAGACGCGCTGGAACACCGCGTCCATCTGGCGCGTGTGGTAGCCCGGGGAGAAGCAGTCGGAGACCTCCTCGGGCGTCATCATCTTGAGCAGGTCCGCGTCGTTCAGCAGGGCCTGCCGGAAGTCCACGCCCTCCTCGAACATCCGCATCGCGTTGCGCTGGACGACGACGTACGCGGCCTGCCGGTCCATGCCCTTGCGCGCCAGCTCCAGCAGGAGCCGCTGCGAGTTCACCACGCCGCCCAGCAGGTCCAGGTTCTTCTTCATCTGCTCCGGGTAGACGCGCATGTTCTCCACCAGGCCCGCGAAGCGGTGGAGCATGAAGTCCAGGAGGACGGTGGCGTCCGGGCCAATCACGCGCTCCACGGACGAGTGCGAGATGTCCCGCTCGTGCCACAGCGCCACGTCCTCCATGGCGCTCACCGCGTAGCCGCGCAACAGGCGCGCGAGCCCCGTGAGGTTCTCCGACAGGATGGGGTTGCGCTTGTGCGGCATGGCGCTGCTGCCCTTCTGTCCCGGCGTGAAGGGCTCCTCCGCCTCGCGAACCTCCGTGCGCTGGAGGTGGCGGATTTCGACGGCGAACTTCTCCAGGCTCGCGCCGACGAGGGCGATGGCGGTGAAGAACTCCGCGTGCCGGTCGCGCTGCACCACCTGGCTGGAGGCGGGCGCGGGCTTCAGGCCCAGCTTCTGGCAGACGTGCTCCTCCACCGACGGCGGCAGGTGCGCGAACGTGCCCACCGCGCCGGAAATCTTCCCCACGGCGATGGTGTCGCGCGCGTGCACGAGGCGCGTGCGGCCCCGGCGCAGCTCGTCGTACCAGATGGCCAGCTTGTGCCCGAAGGTGATGGGCTCCGCGTGGATGCCGTGGCTTCGGCCCATCTGCAGCGTGTGCTTGTGCTCGAAGGCGCGCTTCTCCACCGCGGCCATCACGCGGTCCATGCCCTTCAGGAGCAGGTCCACGCTGTCGCGCAGGGTGAGCCCCAGCGACGTGTCCAGCACGTCCGAGGACGTCATACCCAGGTGCAGCCAGCGGGCGCTGGGCCCCACGCGCTCCTCCACGAAGGTGAGGAAGGCGATGACGTCGTGCTTGGTGGTGCGTTCAATCTCCTCGATGCGCGCGGCGTCCGCCTCGGTGAAGTCACCGGCGCGGGCGAGGCAGTCCGCCAGCGCGTCCTTGGGGGCGAGGCCTTGCGCGACCATGCCCTCCAGCGCGGCGAGCTCCACGTCGCGCCAGCGGCGGTAGCGGGCGACGTCGGACCAGAGGGAGGCCATTTCGGGACGGCTGTAGCGTGGAATCACTCGTAGACCTTCACGGCAAAGTCCCGGCGCGCCGCGAACCGGAGCACTTCCAGCGCGACGTCACAGGACGGACCTGACTTCTTCGCGGCGGTGAGGTTGAACGAGAGGTCCAGGCCTTCGGGCCGCGCCACCGCCAGCGCGCCGGGGTCGACCTTCTCGTGGACGATTCGGTTGGCCAGCCTCCCCGCCTGCTGACCGAGCGCCAGCGGGGCTGGCGCGAGGGCCAGCGTCGCGCCCTCCTTCACCTGGCTGGCCGTGAGCGCCACCAGCGGCACCTTGCGGGAGGCACTGAAGGCGATGAGCGCCTGGACGACGGAAGCGTTGCCCACGGTCTTGTCCGCAACCATCAAGAGCCCGTCCACCTTCCCCGCCGCGCCCTCCAGCACCTCGCCCACCCGCTCCTGCGCCTCCACGGCCAGCGGGACGATGGTGAGGCCCAGGGCCGCGCCAGCGGAGCGGGCCTGCGCCACCGCGCCCGCCGAGGAGCGCGGGTCATGCAGGATGCCCACGCGCTTCGCCGCGGGAGCCACGGCCTTGAGCGCGGCCAGCTCCGGTCCGAAGTCGCTGGTGAGCGCGATGCCGGTGACGTTGGGCGC
This genomic stretch from Corallococcus caeni harbors:
- the purB gene encoding adenylosuccinate lyase produces the protein MIPRYSRPEMASLWSDVARYRRWRDVELAALEGMVAQGLAPKDALADCLARAGDFTEADAARIEEIERTTKHDVIAFLTFVEERVGPSARWLHLGMTSSDVLDTSLGLTLRDSVDLLLKGMDRVMAAVEKRAFEHKHTLQMGRSHGIHAEPITFGHKLAIWYDELRRGRTRLVHARDTIAVGKISGAVGTFAHLPPSVEEHVCQKLGLKPAPASSQVVQRDRHAEFFTAIALVGASLEKFAVEIRHLQRTEVREAEEPFTPGQKGSSAMPHKRNPILSENLTGLARLLRGYAVSAMEDVALWHERDISHSSVERVIGPDATVLLDFMLHRFAGLVENMRVYPEQMKKNLDLLGGVVNSQRLLLELARKGMDRQAAYVVVQRNAMRMFEEGVDFRQALLNDADLLKMMTPEEVSDCFSPGYHTRQMDAVFQRVFGRAS
- a CDS encoding ABC transporter substrate-binding protein — translated: MTTLRRLALLTLLLPAVALAQATPRSPARPRVVAVKSSSLAPYASFLAGFASEARADVTELTLEESPTEAARVFKSLAAQKPALVLALGPLAANAARRSLGEDVPVLFAMVPYHEKYGLEAPNVTGIALTSDFGPELAALKAVAPAAKRVGILHDPRSSAGAVAQARSAGAALGLTIVPLAVEAQERVGEVLEGAAGKVDGLLMVADKTVGNASVVQALIAFSASRKVPLVALTASQVKEGATLALAPAPLALGQQAGRLANRIVHEKVDPGALAVARPEGLDLSFNLTAAKKSGPSCDVALEVLRFAARRDFAVKVYE